The Arabidopsis thaliana chromosome 5, partial sequence genomic interval aatacaaatttcaaatttctgaTTTTAGGTATATACAATCTAATTATTCCTCTTCCATGATTCTTTTACAATCTTACCTTCTCTTCCGATTTTAGTTCGAAATGGAATCATTAGTTTCTCTGGCGAATCcaataaaaaaaggatatCATCGGtatgttctcttcttcttggcaAAAACACATTCTCCAATATGTATCGGagattttacttttgtttcttttcaattttaacGAAATATGCATTAGTCTTCGTAGAAGTAGCATACcagtaaaaagatttttatttttaacctTATCACTTCAGCGTGGGCTTTCTCTTATTTGCAGGCCCATAAAGCGAGAGAGtaaaaaagagataaagtCGCTGCGAGCGAATCAAGTTCGGATAAGGTCCAATCACAACACAGCCACGTGCGAATCCCAGGTTATTGAACAGTAAAACAAACGGCTCAAGTGGCTCACTCCAACCGTTCTCGTTAAGGCAAATCaagttctgtttctttttctgacttttgataattttggatatattttcctaattatatatagacgACGCCTGCGCTAGATGAATTTGTTGTGATGCGAACGAAACTAACGATGTACGAAGCAATCAAAGacaatgatgataatgatCATCAATGGcgagagaagaaagacatTGAGTCTGCTCTTCAGATTTCTCgttcttcctctcttcctcCCGACAAGGAACGATTAGTTTCCCTTGATGTCTTTCGCGGTCTTACCGTCGCAGTAAGTTTTTGTTCTAATCACTTTCTAATACGTGATCAACAATGTAATTAGAGTATAATTGTTGTGTTTAACCACAGTTTATGATACTTGTGGATGATGTTGGAGGGATTTTACCATCTATTAATCATTCACCTTGGGATGGTGTCACACTAGCGGATTTTGTCAtgccttttttcttatttattgttGGTGTCTCTCTTGCCTTTGCTTACAAggtaacttctttttttgtttattctatGTTGGAGTCTCATTCTTCAATCCACACTAGCTTGTTGACTCACTACATGTTTGTTTATAGAACTTGTCATGTAGGTTTGTCGCAAcaagaaaagctttgattCGATCTTTGAAACTTCTATTACTTGGTCTTTTTCTCCAAGGTTTGgttctaattttatattcttaacTCCAAAGGTGTTGATGATGTGATATATGAcattcattattgtttttaacttttcagGAGGATTTATTCATGGTCTTAATAACTTAACTTATGGAATAGATGTAGAAAAAATTAGACTCATGGGTATATTACAGGTATACATATCTAGTGTTTtctctagaactagcattaaaaATTATGTGTTCCAACATTCTTATTGTAATAGTAttagtattttcttttgtttgttatgttttcaGAGAATAGCGATAGCATACTTAGTTGTTGCATTGTGCGAGATTTGGTTAAAGGGAAACCATAATGTTAGCTCAGAGTTATCTATGATCAAGAAATATAGATTTCATTGGTAAGTGTCTTAATCTTGAGTTTGTACACATATGATGTTCATGcacttgtttgattttgtccTGGTATTTGACAGGGTGGTTGCTTTTGTTATCACAACTATATATTTGTCCTTGTTATATGGTTTATATGTACCTGACTGGGAGTatcagattttaaaagaagacCAAGGATCAACATTGACAACATTCTTGGTTAGATAATGGTTTCTTCCTTCTACAACAACTTAGTTACATATTCTGTCGCGGTCATAATATCGAAACTGTTTAGAATCTGAAGGTGAAATGTGGGGTACGAGGTCACACTGGACCAGGCTGTAATGCAGTTGGAATGCTTGACCGTATGTTTCTAGGAATCCAGCATTTGTACAGAAAACCTGTATATGCACGAACCAAGGTTCTAGATTTTAACCCAAGTCCTGTTTTTCTCAATCTTTGTTTTATGTCCATTTCATTTGATCTCTTATATATTCTCAGCAATGCAGTATAAATTATCCAAACAATGGGCCATTACCTCCAGACGCTCCTTCTTGGTGTCAAGCGCCTTTTGACCCCGAAGGCCTCTTAAGGTCTCTGCTTCTACTCtccaagaaaaatattaaatagtaAGTTGTGTTTTATCATTGTTCAGAAAATAACTTGCAAGTTTGTTTAATTGTAGTTCGTTGATGGCCACCGTAACATGTCTAGTGGGTCTGCACTATGGCCATATTATCATCCACTTCAAGGTAAACATATCTTTTTATGAAGAAGTTCGGCTGCTCTGCTCAACTCTTAGCTATATGTCTCCTCTATGTAGCATATTAGAGCTGTTGTGTTTTGGTTAGAGAAATGGTAGTAAGGGACAGGTTTATAACGAGCCTTCAATTAGCATAAGACGTACGTTAAGCGTCTCTTGTTAGTCTAGTCCCTATGGTTTTGGTGAATTGGAATAAGAATATCAGTTGtatagcatttttttttatcttatcaGAAACTTACTTGTTGCTATATGTAATTAACTTTTTACAGGATCACAAAAAGCGTTTGAATCAATGGATTTTACgttctttttgtcttctgaTGTTAGGTCTCGCACTGAACCTCTTTGGTATCTTCCTTGACTCTTATAGCTCTCATTTACATCATTTGTTGTCCTAATTCATTGCAAGATCAAAATACCTTAGTAAATCACATGTCATTCGTTTTTTTGGTTGCTTGCAGGAATGCATCTAAATAAACCTCTATACACATTGAGTTACATGTGTGTCACCTCAGGGGCCTCGGGATTTTTGTTATCCGCGATATACCTAATGGTTTGGTTTGCTATTATCTTGAGACTCCTAATGAAAGCATCACTCATGGTTAAAATGTAAATCTATCTCTCACTATCTTCACAGGTCGACGTTTATGGATACAAACGAGCAAGCCTTGTGTTAGAGTGGATGGGAATACATGCCTTACCGATTTACGTTCTCATTGCTTGCAATCTTGTCTTTCTAATCATTCATGGATTCTACTGGAAGAACCCCATTAACAATCTCGTAAGTTTtactttcgtttttttttttaccgttATTAACGTTTTGTGTTGGAGttcaaaaatgttattgttgtttgcAGCTTCATTTAATCGGAATCGGaaagtaaagaagagaagagaagggaGGTGAAGAAATAAGTTTCATCAACCAAAaccttaattgtttttgttagaaataaacaaatgccatcttcatcttcacatCCCATATGGAATCCAATTTATGCTATACTTTTGTAAACATACGGTATATcgtagaaaaattaaaacttcaTGGCTATATAAGCAAAGCCTTTTGTCGAAAATACACATGTTGGCAAGTTGTGGGAGCCACCAACATAAGCATATTATATTCAAACAAATGTTCAATCGCACATGTGATGGTTTAGCGATTTAGCTACCGCACAACTGAATCAAAAGACTTGTTAAATTGCTCTCTTAGTCTTATCATACCTTCATCTCATATCCATTATAATCATCTTTAGcaatactattttatttttaactacgAAAAATAAACCTTGTTACGCCGTTATTAACAGTGATCATTTTTTTCGTTAAAGAAATTTAACAttcaaaaaagataaagaatgATCACCAATAAGCGTCATGATCTTCCGTATGGTGATGATAAACATCGTTTGCAGTTTTGTTGTATAGTACAACGTATATGTAGCCGTAACGTGTGAATAGTGTATGGTTAGGGTCATTTTATTTGTGAACTACCACAATTTTGATAGCAGTGGAGATAAGTCAAAGGTTCGtcttctaattaattaacagCGATTATTAGACTAtctaacttttcttcttttcttattttgataATAACTATATATCTTCTTTAGCCACCTTACTTTCTCATCGGGTTCTATTTAAATAGggacaaagaaaacaaaccatCGATTTGTACTATGTGCTCAATTATATCATATGTTTTGTCTCCATCTATGTATCTATTTCTCTTTTCCATTTGGTAAATTATTTAAGACCCTTAAACTGACTTTTCTCGTGGGCGGCGTCGAAGTTTTGGTTAACAGACAAAACATCTGTTCATGATGCCTGCATAACTCTATGTTTTTATACTACTCATTTGCCCTCTATTTCATGCTACTCTTAAAAATagctaaataaaaatacttcaatattagaaaaaaaatcttcttgatGTCAAAAATACACTTTAGATATCCCCTCTAGTTCTTGTGATGctaatatattacaaaattgtttatatatatagaaatattacCTCTAGCAATACAAAAATCTTGTTATATCAATTAAATATAACACTATCCGACTAGTGTTTACTAAAATAacacataatttttaattatgatctttgaattttagtttatgtattacgctttataattttgttatcaaaaactataaaagCTCAAAAGTGAGCATCTATACCCTAATTCCGTTTTTATGCATACACTtaggtttatttttattacgaGAATCTGtgtttagtatatataaaatagagtTTATGAATGACTAAGTTAAATACTTCAATACTAATTAAAGTAAGTCGTATTGATGCAGACAATATAAACTTTAGATATCTCCGCTAGTTTGTATAATGCTAATAGATTCAAATTGTCTTTATGTAGAGGAATTACCtcaaataacataaaattttcattttattaattaaatctcATTTTGTCATTTCAAAAGTCATTTTAATTACTGTGTTATTTGTCTAAAGTATACtccaaacaagaaaccaaagtagAAGGTCAGTGCCCAAGAGACAAATAAACTTAAGCATGTCCACTCTTTTTAGCGATCGGATCGCTTATCTGTTCTTATCCATTATGGAACATGAACGATGTTCCTTTAAGACTACCACATTCAAACGAAAAATAAGTCATCGATGATAGACTGGATAGTTATAGTTTGATGATCTAGCTAATTGACTTTCATATTTACATAAAACAGAAAtgtgtttttatcaaaaaagaaaaaagaaaaaacagaaaatgaacAATACATCTCACATGGAGTTTGTACAAGAAtccataataattttttgttcgGTACAGTAGGTTAGATATACATTTGAATACAGTTTACAAGCCAAATGTTAGAAGcaacatatttatatagtatCATCAATATACGATCCAAAATGAATTATAGATTGACTTATGGAAAAGTTAGATACTATATGCATGATTGCCAAATACAttgaaaaataacaatttaagttcttcaaacaaaagtttataaatgACTCGGTGTTTGACATAACTCGgggttgtttttctttgttaattcaCACACGGGGTTGGTGTATAAATGACTTCGGTGTTTGAAATGTATGACAcggtataaataaaaaaggtaaggaagaaatgaagaatagaagaagaacaaaaaaaaaaggaaattaaaaaaaagtcaaaataaatGGTCAGTAAAGGATTTTGACCAGACCGGAGCGGTCCATCCATAGTTTCCCACTACCTTCCCTGATTTAGCACAGAAGAATGGCAATTTGCATGCCATTTATTTCATCTATTCCTCCTTCActctataaatatattttaaacaaaatcaatttcttccatacacaaaaatcaaacacctTTTGAGAGCGgttattttttctctatcaACTAATACAGTAACCTTACGGGTGTTTATTTGTATAGATCTCTGTGGTTTTCTTGGCCAAATCTAGTGagatctttttggtttctcgAATTCGATGAAAATGAGACGAGGCAATTCAAGTAACGACCATGAACTTGGGATTCTACGAGGAGCTAACTCGGACACCAACTCGGACACGGAGAGCATCGCTAGCGACCGTGGTGCCTTTAGCGGTCCGCTTGGCCGGCCTAAACGTGCGTCCAAGAAAAACGCAAGATTCGCCGACGATCTTCCCAAGAGAAGCAATAGTGTTGCTGGCGGCCGTGGTGATGACGATGAGTACGTGGAGATCACGCTAGACATCAGGGACGACTCGGTGGCCGTCCATAGTGTCCAACAAGCAGCTGGAGGTGGAGGCCACCTGGAGGACCCGGAGCTAGCCCTTCTTACGAAGAAGACTCTCGAGAGCAGCCTCAACAACACCACCTCCTTATCTTTCTTCCGAAGCACCTCCTCACGCATCAAGAACGCCTCCCGCGAGCTCCGCCGCGTGTTCTCTAGACGTCCCTCCCCGGCCGTGCGGCGGTTTGACCGCACGAGCTCCGCGGCCATCCACGCACTCAAAGGTCTCAAGTTCATTGCCACCAAGACGGCCGCATGGCCGGCCGTCGACCAACGTTTCGATAAACTCTCCGCTGATTCCAACGGCCTCTTACTCTCTGCCAAGTTTTGGGAATGCTTAGGTAAGTAAATCACTTCTTACTAAGCAATTCTATTAGTACTATATGTTTCCATTTTTGTGTTAgtctcatttttgttttgttttttactctaGGAATGAATAAGGAATCTAAAGACTTCGCTGACCAGCTCTTTAGAGCATTAGCTCGCCGGAATAACGTCTCCGGCGATGCAATCACAAAGGAACAGCTTAGGATATTCTGGGAACAGATCTCAGACGAAAGCTTTGATGCCAAACTCCAAGTCTTTTTTGACATGTAAGCTTTTTTTTACATATCTTCACCTAACccacaataaatatataacgCGTAATCACTATTTGTCGTTTAATATTGACTCTTAATGAAAATTAAACGGTCATCAGAATTTAAGGACCAAAAGTAGTAATATTAATCATTTGTGGAGTTTTGGTGGATTTGTAACTAATATATGACATCACTGTTTGGTCAGGGTGGACAAAGATGAAGATGGGCGAGTAACAGAAGAAGAGGTGGCTGAGGTGagaaaacacacacaccactcaataattatctttttcaaatattttattatatttatacattttttttatcttatatttattcatattcctggttgaattttttttctcttattttataCGTTATTCTTGGTTGATTATTTTGACAATTTTGTCCACGCGCAAATCCCCACTGACTTTATCTGCTGACGTTTACTATTAACATCATCAATATATTAACTTCATGTGAACACGACAAAATGGTAATAGATAGATAGAGTAGTAGTCTTTGTTACTTTAGCTTAGGTTATTAATGTTTCAAAtactttagcttttgttttctaatttgttgGTAATTTATTGCAGATTATTAGTCTTAGTGCTTCTGCAAACAAGCTCTCAAATATTCAAAAGCAAGCCAAAGAATATGCGGCACTGATAATGGAAGAGTTGGACCCAGACAATGCTGGGTTTATTATGGTACGTGTGGTCCACTTTCACCCACTCAATCACACTAATGGTATTATGTACGTCGTAAATTTAACCACTCTTAAAATACTAGAAAAAACGTGGAAAAACATAACGTTCTAGAAGTCTTTAGTGGTCAAAATTGGGTCACCATgatgttttttaatttccaaCTTATTGGGCCATCTTGAACTTTTTACCAAACCAATCAACAAAATCTCGACAATGGGTGGTTAGTGGTTACGATATGAAGAAATGAccaataaaattgtaaaatatatgaactAACACTATAATCCAAGCTTAGAAAGTCTTAGGCGGCTTCCGATagtatattgttttttaattattggagAAACCTATGAAaagtgtttttaagaaaaacagttTGGAACATTAATGTTTTATTGTAACgttttagttaattatatgATATGGACATTGGTGAAACAGATCGAAAACTTGGAAATGTTGCTATTACAAGCACCAAACCAGTCGGTGCGGATGGGAGACAGCAGGATACTTAGTCAGATGTTAAGTCAGAAGCTTAGACCGGCAAAAGAGAGCAACCCTTTAGTGAGATGGTCggagaaaatcaaatatttcataCTTGACAATTGGCAGAGACTATGGATAATGATGTTATGGCTTGGCATCTGTGGTGGCCTCTTTACTTATAAATTCATTCAGTACAAGAACAAAGCTGCCTATGGTGTCATGGGTTATTGCGTTTGTGTCGCCAAAGGAGGCGCCGAGACTCTCAAATTCAACATGGCTCTCATATTGTTGCCTGTTTGTCGAAACACCATCACTTGGCTTAGGAACAAGACTAAGCTTGGTACTGTCGTTCCTTTTGATGATAGTCTTAACTTCCACAAGGTTATTGCAAGCGGGATAGTCGTCGGTGTTTTACTCCATGCGGGTGCCCATTTAACGTGTGATTTTCCACGTTTAATTGCCGCGGATGAGGACACCTATGAGCCGATGGAAAAATACTTTGGGGATCAACCGACTAGCTACTGGTGGTTTGTGAAAGGAGTGGAAGGATGGACTGGCATTGTGATGGTTGTGCTAATGGCTATAGCCTTTACACTCGCGACGCCTTGGTTCCGACGTAACAAGCTTAACTTACCTAACTTCCTCAAGAAGCTTACCGGTTTCAACGCCTTTTGGTACACCCACCATTTGTTCATCATTGTTTATGCTCTTCTCATTGTCCATGGTATCAAGCTCTACCTCACAAAGATTTGGTATCAGAAAACGGTACTCTCTTCAAACCTCATTTTAtctgttttaatttcttattttctttcctttttccgGTTAATAACATTTATTACCTGTTTGTATGATTCTTGTAGACATGGATGTATCTTGCTGTACCCATCCTTCTATATGCATCGGAGAGGCTGCTCCGTGCTTTCAGATCAAGCATCAAACCGGTTAAGATGATCAAGGTCagatatatttctatttatctcTTGAAAACCTTATGTTTCAAGAAATATTTCAACTAATACTTTTAAACCATCTTATTTTATAgttctttttgataaaagtttgaaaattgcCTTTGAacttaatctatatatatgtaacaacAGGTGGCTGTTTACCCCGGGAACGTGTTGTCTCTACACATGACGAAGCCACAAGGATTCAAATACAAAAGTGGACAGTTCATGTTGGTGAACTGCCGAGCCGTATCTCCATTCGAATGGCATCCTTTCTCAATCACATCAGCTCCCGGAGACGATTACCTGAGCGTACATATCCGCACTCTCGGTGACTGGACACGTAAGCTCAGGACCGTTTTCTCCGAGGTTTGCAAACCTCCTACCGCCGGTAAAAGCGGTCTTCTCCGAGCAGACGGAGGAGATGGAAACCTCCCGTTCCCGAAGGTCCTTATCGACGGTCCATACGGTGCTCCCGCACAAGACTACAAGAAATACGACGTGGTACTCCTCGTAGGTCTCGGCATTGGAGCCACGCCTATGATCAGTATCCTTAAGgacatcatcaacaacatgaAAGGTCCTGACCGCGACAGCGACATTGAGAACAATAACAGTAACAACAATAGTAAAGGGTTTAAGACAAGGAAAGCTTATTTCTACTGGGTGACTAGGGAACAAGGATCATTCGAGTGGTTCAAGGGAATAATGGACGAGATTTCGGAGTTAGACGAGGAAGGAATCATCGAGCTTCACAATTATTGCACGAGTGTGTACGAGGAAGGTGATGCAAGAGTGGCTCTCATTGCCATGCTTCAGTCGTTGCAACACGCTAAGAACGGTGTGGATGTTGTGTCGGGTACACGTGTCAAGTCCCACTTCGCTAAACCTAACTGGAGACAAGTCTACAAGAAGATCGCTGTTCAACATCCCGGCAAAAGAATAGGTAACTAATCTCGACCGTTAATCTCGTTATGTACGTGATGttgtataataattaataaagtgATGAATTTAGACTAAATACTAATATGAATTTTGATTGCAGGAGTCTTCTACTGTGGAATGCCAGGAATGATAAAGGAATTAAAAAATCTAGCTTTGGATTTTTCTCGAAAGACAACTACCAAGTTTGACTTCCACAAAGAGAACTTCTAGATTAATTATATACGttgtagaaaaataaaacaagaaacaactatacaaataaatatttattttaaattcttttcatttttatgtaaaattatctgagttatctttttttgttcttctatatCCCTACCGTTTTGTTGGTTACTTTTTCACTACTTAGTTTAATGCCAAATTAAGTATAAGATAGTAGAAGTTTATATAGTTACAGCTTTGGTGTTGTAAACATGTAATCATGGAGTTATCTGTACTATTATTTTGTACTTATATTCGAATATTAACAACTAAAGATAGTTTTGATATTCAATACCCATTACTCATTTAACATAATGAATAGAGATATCAACATTAGATACGTCTTGATTATTTGCTCACCAATGCATTTGCGTGTTTAACTTGTTTATATGTTATTAATAGTGTTCTTTTAGTTAAAATGACAAATAATTTCTTAACTCAAAAGCATCTTATATCACAACTCTAGCTAGATTAGTTTAGCTTTTCATAAGTCTTCTTGCGTTTACGTCTTTATTTATGGGTTGATACCCTATTCACTACTTTAATTTGCCTTGCACTTGGGATAGTTTAAAAGACTTTAAAATTATGCAGCTAGAATATAATCAAAACTTGATATAagtatcaaaataattaaatacaatTGCTATCGATAATAATCAGAAACAATCGTTATGAATGGTTAAGTTTGTTTCCTTAAAATGGTTACGAATGATTAATTTTGTTCCTTAGGTAAActaaaagttcaaaaacaaatccaaccTACTACAATCTAAGAAAACTGACAAAGTTTATGGTTGATTACAGAATAGGTCGCTTGAGCGTCAAATTAAGATAAAGAAGGAGACTTATGTAGAGCCGGCCCTTGGGCCAACCAGGCGAAGCATAGGTTTGCAGCTgctaataatataatttgagTTTGGCTTTTTTCTAGAAAACTTTCTTTAAGTCTAGTGGTTCAATTATGGTGGGTACATCATCAGTTCATGGGTTTGACTTTTGAGACAAGTGAGAccgaatttttttgttttttcaacaaa includes:
- the RBOHD gene encoding respiratory burst oxidase homologue D (respiratory burst oxidase homologue D (RBOHD); FUNCTIONS IN: NAD(P)H oxidase activity; INVOLVED IN: oxygen and reactive oxygen species metabolic process, defense response to fungus, response to heat, defense response, negative regulation of programmed cell death; LOCATED IN: plasma membrane; EXPRESSED IN: 24 plant structures; EXPRESSED DURING: 13 growth stages; CONTAINS InterPro DOMAIN/s: Ferredoxin reductase-type FAD-binding domain (InterPro:IPR017927), Cytochrome b245, heavy chain (InterPro:IPR000778), EF-Hand 1, calcium-binding site (InterPro:IPR018247), EF-hand-like domain (InterPro:IPR011992), Ferric reductase-like transmembrane component, N-terminal (InterPro:IPR013130), NADPH oxidase Respiratory burst (InterPro:IPR013623), Ferric reductase, NAD binding (InterPro:IPR013121), EF-HAND 2 (InterPro:IPR018249), FAD-binding 8 (InterPro:IPR013112), Riboflavin synthase-like beta-barrel (InterPro:IPR017938); BEST Arabidopsis thaliana protein match is: NADPH/respiratory burst oxidase protein D (TAIR:AT5G51060.1); Has 1807 Blast hits to 1807 proteins in 277 species: Archae - 0; Bacteria - 0; Metazoa - 736; Fungi - 347; Plants - 385; Viruses - 0; Other Eukaryotes - 339 (source: NCBI BLink).), whose translation is MKMRRGNSSNDHELGILRGANSDTNSDTESIASDRGAFSGPLGRPKRASKKNARFADDLPKRSNSVAGGRGDDDEYVEITLDIRDDSVAVHSVQQAAGGGGHLEDPELALLTKKTLESSLNNTTSLSFFRSTSSRIKNASRELRRVFSRRPSPAVRRFDRTSSAAIHALKGLKFIATKTAAWPAVDQRFDKLSADSNGLLLSAKFWECLGMNKESKDFADQLFRALARRNNVSGDAITKEQLRIFWEQISDESFDAKLQVFFDMVDKDEDGRVTEEEVAEIISLSASANKLSNIQKQAKEYAALIMEELDPDNAGFIMIENLEMLLLQAPNQSVRMGDSRILSQMLSQKLRPAKESNPLVRWSEKIKYFILDNWQRLWIMMLWLGICGGLFTYKFIQYKNKAAYGVMGYCVCVAKGGAETLKFNMALILLPVCRNTITWLRNKTKLGTVVPFDDSLNFHKVIASGIVVGVLLHAGAHLTCDFPRLIAADEDTYEPMEKYFGDQPTSYWWFVKGVEGWTGIVMVVLMAIAFTLATPWFRRNKLNLPNFLKKLTGFNAFWYTHHLFIIVYALLIVHGIKLYLTKIWYQKTTWMYLAVPILLYASERLLRAFRSSIKPVKMIKVAVYPGNVLSLHMTKPQGFKYKSGQFMLVNCRAVSPFEWHPFSITSAPGDDYLSVHIRTLGDWTRKLRTVFSEVCKPPTAGKSGLLRADGGDGNLPFPKVLIDGPYGAPAQDYKKYDVVLLVGLGIGATPMISILKDIINNMKGPDRDSDIENNNSNNNSKGFKTRKAYFYWVTREQGSFEWFKGIMDEISELDEEGIIELHNYCTSVYEEGDARVALIAMLQSLQHAKNGVDVVSGTRVKSHFAKPNWRQVYKKIAVQHPGKRIGVFYCGMPGMIKELKNLALDFSRKTTTKFDFHKENF